One Faecalicatena sp. Marseille-Q4148 DNA window includes the following coding sequences:
- a CDS encoding threonine/serine exporter family protein: MLQMFCSFFGTMMFSTLFNVQRRYYFGCGLAGMLGWMGYYLAQPHLSSAVCCFIGTVMIVLSSRIMATRLKCPITVFLIAGIFPIVPGARVYHTAYNLVAGDMIAAASYGLSALQDAFGIVLGIVCVLSLPGSWFGNKNQRNRNQN, encoded by the coding sequence ATGTTACAGATGTTTTGTTCTTTTTTCGGAACGATGATGTTTTCTACATTATTTAATGTGCAGCGCCGCTATTATTTTGGTTGCGGACTTGCCGGTATGCTTGGATGGATGGGATATTACCTTGCACAGCCACATCTGTCTTCTGCTGTATGCTGTTTTATTGGAACGGTTATGATTGTGTTGAGTTCCAGAATCATGGCAACGAGACTGAAATGTCCGATCACAGTCTTTTTGATTGCAGGGATTTTCCCAATCGTGCCGGGAGCGAGAGTTTATCATACAGCATATAACCTTGTGGCAGGAGATATGATTGCCGCTGCATCATATGGACTGTCCGCACTTCAGGATGCTTTTGGAATCGTGCTTGGAATTGTCTGTGTACTGTCACTTCCGGGCAGTTGGTTTGGAAATAAGAATCAAAGGAATAGAAATCAGAACTAA
- a CDS encoding threonine/serine exporter family protein: protein MSSLEVIEQEKKEEMHQVLELALEAGEILLKHGAEISRVEETIDRICKKFLIETVDAFVLSNGIFITASNKEHEVFARVRAIPMSGIHLGIITEVNKLSRDIAAGNVDVAKAKERLQEIKNMPATNYIVQIIGSGLGSACFIYLLGATFWECMMTMISGAAVFAALLIMKRFYLSKILTNILGGGLITLLGILYTDCIVQEGMRLSLIISGSIFPLIPGVAFVNAIRDLADSDFISGIVRMLDAILVFVYIAIGVGIVLSTYASLFGGVLS from the coding sequence ATGAGTAGTCTTGAAGTGATAGAACAAGAAAAAAAAGAAGAAATGCATCAGGTTCTGGAACTGGCGCTTGAAGCTGGTGAGATATTGCTGAAGCATGGTGCGGAAATTTCGAGAGTAGAGGAAACTATCGACCGGATTTGTAAGAAATTTCTGATTGAGACGGTAGATGCTTTTGTGCTGAGCAACGGCATTTTTATAACGGCAAGCAATAAAGAACACGAGGTATTCGCAAGGGTAAGGGCAATTCCAATGTCAGGAATTCATCTTGGAATTATTACGGAAGTAAATAAATTGTCCAGAGATATTGCTGCAGGGAATGTGGATGTAGCAAAAGCAAAAGAACGACTTCAGGAAATAAAAAATATGCCTGCAACTAACTACATCGTACAGATTATAGGATCAGGTCTTGGAAGTGCTTGCTTTATTTATCTGCTTGGCGCAACATTTTGGGAATGCATGATGACAATGATAAGCGGTGCAGCAGTATTTGCGGCGCTGTTAATTATGAAACGCTTTTACCTTTCGAAAATATTGACAAATATTCTTGGCGGAGGGTTGATAACGTTGCTTGGAATTTTGTATACTGATTGTATCGTACAGGAGGGAATGCGATTGAGCTTAATTATCAGCGGTTCTATCTTCCCTCTAATTCCCGGAGTTGCATTTGTAAATGCGATTCGGGATCTGGCGGATAGTGATTTTATTTCCGGAATTGTCAGAATGTTGGATGCGATTCTTGTGTTTGTCTATATTGCCATTGGAGTAGGAATTGTTCTATCGACTTATGCAAGCCTATTTGGAGGTGTTCTGTCATGA
- a CDS encoding threonine/serine exporter family protein produces the protein MLIEVLGTFIAIVGFAVLLDTPRKYVLLAGAVGALSGFVYLLGIKWMLGETMAAFVSAILAGIVSHILARKYKTPVIIFLLGGILPTVPGAGMYRVVYSVISGNAAMTEYYLAETLQIAGVIALAVFLTESFFKLFVRDGWKQNSLRYVRQGEKRETGR, from the coding sequence ATGTTGATAGAAGTATTGGGAACATTTATCGCAATTGTAGGTTTTGCAGTGCTATTGGATACTCCGCGCAAGTATGTACTTTTGGCGGGAGCGGTTGGTGCATTGTCAGGTTTTGTATATCTGCTTGGAATCAAATGGATGTTAGGAGAGACGATGGCAGCATTTGTGTCAGCAATTCTGGCAGGAATCGTATCACATATACTTGCAAGAAAGTATAAAACGCCGGTCATTATTTTTTTGCTTGGCGGGATTTTGCCGACAGTACCTGGTGCAGGAATGTATCGTGTCGTTTACAGCGTTATTTCCGGAAATGCGGCAATGACGGAGTATTATTTAGCGGAGACGCTGCAGATTGCGGGTGTGATTGCGCTTGCAGTATTTTTGACGGAGAGTTTTTTTAAACTCTTTGTCCGTGATGGGTGGAAACAGAATTCGCTGCGTTATGTAAGACAGGGAGAGAAGCGTGAGACAGGGAGATAA
- a CDS encoding threonine/serine exporter family protein, with amino-acid sequence MEYQLLMRTAICAGELLLKSGAETYRAEDTMNHILKTSGCEYIEVHATITGIMATLYDSAMSQPVTMISRVKKRGMHLYKIVRVNDISRRYCGGEITLQEAYDALQKIGSDLYRQGTKSISTMMIVTGFTLMFGGGWMEVLASLCVGGVLAGMIQFCDHLHTNVIIQDIISALALGAAALLLKHTVFLTMNLEAVIIGAIMPLVPGVAITNAVRDTLQGDYVSGCARILEAFLKAAAIAIGVGAAMALSSYLP; translated from the coding sequence ATGGAATATCAGTTATTGATGCGCACAGCAATCTGTGCGGGAGAGCTATTATTAAAAAGCGGTGCAGAGACATATCGCGCTGAAGACACGATGAACCATATTCTTAAAACCTCCGGATGTGAATACATTGAAGTACATGCAACGATTACAGGCATTATGGCAACACTTTATGACAGTGCAATGAGTCAGCCGGTAACAATGATCTCCCGGGTAAAAAAAAGAGGGATGCATCTTTATAAAATTGTGAGAGTCAATGATATTTCCAGAAGATACTGCGGAGGTGAGATAACTCTGCAAGAAGCCTATGATGCATTGCAGAAGATTGGAAGTGATCTATACCGGCAGGGAACAAAGAGTATTTCGACCATGATGATTGTTACTGGATTTACACTTATGTTTGGCGGAGGGTGGATGGAAGTATTGGCATCGCTTTGCGTTGGAGGCGTCTTGGCAGGAATGATACAGTTTTGTGATCACCTTCATACGAATGTGATTATACAGGATATTATTTCTGCTCTGGCATTGGGGGCAGCAGCTCTTCTGCTGAAACATACGGTGTTTTTGACGATGAATTTAGAAGCTGTAATTATTGGAGCAATCATGCCCCTTGTTCCGGGAGTGGCAATTACGAATGCAGTGCGGGATACTCTGCAGGGAGATTATGTTTCCGGATGTGCGAGGATTCTGGAGGCATTTTTAAAAGCGGCAGCGATTGCGATTGGCGTTGGAGCAGCGATGGCACTTTCCAGTTATTTGCCATAA
- a CDS encoding glycine reductase, translating into MPSSVEKMIAATFMEMAQGLESGSYGKRPKIALTGMGSEHGEENAMEAAVAAAKDGIDVYYIGTLEAEGVTTIKVADDEEGHKKMEEMLANKEIDGAVTMHFPFPIGVSTVGRVVTPAKGKEMFIANTTGTSSADRIEGMIKNAVYGVITAKACGIKNPTIGILNVDGARQTEKALKELQEKGYDIAFAESGRADGGCVMRGNDVLQASPDVLVTDSLTGNILVKMLSSFNTGGSFEATGYGYGPGIGEGYDQLVMIVSRASGAPVIANAIRYAAQLVRGKVFEVSAKEFAAAKKAGLKDILEARKAAAKPAAAEEEVTAPPAEIVTAAIAGIEVMDLEDAVKVLWKQNIYAESGMGCTGPIIRVSDANLEKAEEELKKAGYIG; encoded by the coding sequence ATGCCAAGTAGTGTAGAAAAAATGATCGCTGCTACCTTTATGGAAATGGCACAGGGCTTAGAGAGCGGAAGCTACGGAAAACGTCCTAAAATTGCTCTTACTGGTATGGGTAGCGAACATGGCGAAGAAAACGCTATGGAAGCTGCAGTTGCAGCAGCAAAAGATGGAATCGATGTTTACTACATCGGTACATTAGAAGCAGAGGGTGTTACAACTATTAAAGTTGCAGATGACGAAGAAGGACACAAGAAAATGGAAGAAATGCTTGCCAACAAGGAGATTGATGGTGCAGTAACAATGCACTTCCCATTCCCGATTGGCGTTTCTACTGTTGGTCGTGTTGTTACTCCTGCAAAAGGAAAAGAAATGTTCATCGCCAATACAACAGGTACATCCAGCGCAGATCGTATCGAAGGTATGATTAAAAATGCAGTTTACGGTGTAATCACAGCAAAAGCTTGTGGTATTAAGAATCCTACAATCGGTATTCTGAACGTAGACGGCGCTCGTCAGACAGAAAAAGCATTAAAAGAATTACAGGAAAAAGGATATGACATCGCATTTGCAGAATCAGGACGTGCTGATGGCGGATGCGTTATGAGAGGTAATGACGTACTTCAGGCATCTCCGGATGTTCTTGTAACAGATTCTTTAACAGGTAATATCTTAGTAAAAATGCTTTCTTCTTTCAATACAGGCGGAAGCTTTGAAGCAACAGGATACGGTTATGGTCCTGGAATCGGAGAAGGATATGATCAGTTAGTCATGATCGTTTCTCGCGCTTCTGGTGCACCGGTTATTGCGAATGCAATCCGTTATGCAGCACAGCTTGTAAGAGGAAAAGTATTCGAAGTATCTGCAAAAGAATTTGCAGCAGCTAAGAAAGCTGGCTTAAAAGATATCTTAGAAGCTCGTAAAGCAGCAGCAAAACCTGCAGCAGCTGAAGAAGAAGTAACAGCTCCGCCGGCAGAGATCGTAACAGCAGCAATTGCTGGTATCGAAGTTATGGATCTTGAGGATGCTGTAAAAGTGCTCTGGAAACAGAACATTTATGCTGAAAGTGGTATGGGATGTACAGGACCGATCATTCGTGTATCTGATGCAAACCTTGAAAAAGCAGAAGAAGAATTAAAGAAAGCCGGATATATCGGTTAA
- a CDS encoding glycine reductase: MNSVIKGASYVLAHVPEMVYYNGTTQTTEKVVNPESEYLKELPNHLRTYEECVQYWPNQTYIGNAHPDDMAKVPFPFFEQKKEDASRFGKYGEIMPQDEFLLLVQICDVFEVVLLDKNFVAEVKDKFCENPIITEAMKAKIHEGFELSEIEHFVNEEHAEGLYNNNKLVGCVKRAHDIDVNLSAHVMHENMMSKASSVLALAYAVRNAGIQPEEVEYVIDCAEEACGDMNQRGGGNFAKAAAEIVGLPNATGSDSRGFCAGPSHALIEAASLVKAGAFKTVVVTAGGCTAKLGMNGKDHVKKGLPILEDCLGGFAVVLSENDGVNPEINLDIIGRHTVGTGSAPQAVIGGLVTDPLERVGMKVTDIDKFSPEMQNPDITKPAGAGDVPLANYKMIAALAVKRGDIQRTEINDFVEKHGLVGWAPTQGHIPSGVPYIGFAREDILEGKIKNAMIIGKGSLFLGRMTNLFDGVSFVIQANTGAEEASAVSEEEIKGLIAKAMKDFAASLMTAEE; this comes from the coding sequence ATGAATAGTGTAATCAAAGGAGCAAGCTACGTATTAGCACATGTTCCTGAAATGGTATATTATAACGGAACAACTCAGACAACAGAGAAAGTTGTTAATCCGGAATCTGAATATTTAAAAGAACTTCCAAATCACCTTCGTACATATGAAGAATGTGTACAGTACTGGCCAAACCAGACATACATTGGAAACGCTCATCCGGATGATATGGCAAAAGTTCCATTCCCATTCTTCGAACAGAAAAAGGAAGATGCAAGCCGTTTTGGTAAATACGGTGAGATTATGCCACAGGATGAATTCTTGTTATTAGTTCAGATCTGTGATGTGTTCGAAGTTGTACTGTTAGACAAGAACTTCGTTGCAGAAGTTAAAGATAAATTCTGTGAAAATCCAATCATTACAGAAGCTATGAAAGCAAAAATCCACGAAGGATTTGAACTTTCTGAAATCGAACATTTCGTTAACGAAGAACATGCAGAAGGATTATACAACAACAACAAATTAGTTGGTTGTGTTAAGAGAGCTCATGATATCGATGTTAACCTTTCTGCACATGTTATGCATGAGAACATGATGAGTAAAGCTTCAAGTGTTCTTGCATTAGCATATGCAGTACGTAACGCAGGTATTCAGCCAGAAGAAGTTGAATATGTAATCGACTGTGCTGAAGAGGCTTGTGGTGATATGAATCAGCGTGGTGGCGGTAACTTCGCTAAAGCTGCTGCTGAGATCGTAGGTCTTCCTAACGCAACAGGATCTGACTCAAGAGGATTCTGTGCCGGACCTTCTCATGCATTAATCGAAGCTGCTTCTCTTGTTAAAGCAGGAGCATTCAAAACAGTTGTTGTTACAGCTGGTGGATGTACAGCTAAATTAGGTATGAATGGTAAAGACCATGTGAAAAAAGGTCTTCCGATCTTAGAGGACTGCTTAGGAGGATTTGCAGTTGTTCTTTCTGAGAACGATGGTGTAAACCCAGAAATCAACCTTGATATCATTGGACGTCATACAGTAGGAACAGGTTCTGCTCCACAGGCTGTTATTGGCGGTCTTGTAACAGATCCACTGGAAAGAGTTGGAATGAAAGTTACAGATATCGATAAATTCTCTCCAGAGATGCAGAACCCAGATATTACAAAACCAGCTGGTGCAGGTGATGTTCCGCTTGCTAACTACAAAATGATCGCAGCTTTAGCTGTTAAACGTGGTGACATCCAGAGAACAGAAATCAATGATTTCGTTGAAAAACATGGTCTTGTAGGATGGGCTCCAACTCAGGGACATATTCCGTCAGGTGTTCCGTACATCGGATTCGCTCGTGAAGATATCCTTGAAGGAAAGATCAAAAATGCTATGATCATTGGTAAAGGAAGTTTATTCCTTGGTCGTATGACAAACTTATTCGATGGTGTATCTTTCGTAATTCAGGCAAATACAGGTGCTGAAGAAGCAAGCGCTGTATCTGAAGAAGAAATCAAAGGCTTAATCGCCAAAGCAATGAAAGATTTTGCAGCATCATTGATGACAGCAGAAGAATAG
- a CDS encoding glycine/sarcosine/betaine reductase complex selenoprotein A, whose product MAILDGKKVIIIGDRDGVPGPAIAECAKTAGAEVIYSATECFVUTSAGAMDLENQKRVKDFADEYGAENIVVLLGAAEGEGSGLAAETVTAGDPTFAGPLTGVQLGLTVFHVCEEEVKAEFDPAVYDEQVGMMEMVLDVDDIASEMSSIREEFCKYL is encoded by the coding sequence ATGGCAATTTTAGATGGAAAAAAAGTCATTATCATTGGCGACCGTGACGGCGTTCCGGGACCAGCTATCGCAGAATGTGCTAAAACAGCTGGCGCTGAAGTGATTTATTCAGCAACAGAATGCTTCGTCTGAACAAGCGCAGGCGCAATGGATTTAGAGAATCAGAAAAGGGTTAAAGATTTCGCTGACGAATACGGCGCAGAAAATATCGTTGTATTATTAGGTGCAGCAGAAGGCGAAGGCTCAGGCCTTGCAGCTGAGACTGTAACAGCAGGTGACCCAACATTCGCTGGTCCATTGACAGGAGTCCAGTTAGGACTTACGGTATTCCACGTATGTGAAGAAGAAGTTAAAGCAGAATTTGATCCAGCTGTTTATGACGAACAGGTTGGTATGATGGAAATGGTATTAGACGTTGACGATATTGCAAGTGAAATGTCTTCTATCCGTGAAGAATTTTGTAAATATTTATAA
- a CDS encoding thioredoxin yields the protein MLELTKDNFKEEVLEAEGYILVDYFGDGCVPCQALMPHVHGFEEVYGDKIKFTSLNTTKARRLAIGQKILGLPVIAIYKDGEKVDECVKEDATPENVEAMIKKYYA from the coding sequence ATGCTGGAATTAACAAAAGACAACTTCAAAGAAGAAGTTTTAGAGGCAGAAGGCTACATTTTAGTTGACTACTTTGGAGATGGATGTGTTCCGTGTCAGGCATTAATGCCACACGTACATGGCTTTGAAGAAGTTTATGGTGATAAAATTAAATTTACATCATTAAACACAACTAAAGCTCGTCGTCTTGCTATTGGTCAGAAGATCTTAGGTCTTCCTGTTATTGCTATCTACAAAGATGGAGAGAAAGTTGACGAATGTGTGAAAGAAGACGCTACTCCAGAGAACGTAGAAGCAATGATTAAGAAATACTACGCTTAA
- the trxB gene encoding thioredoxin-disulfide reductase yields the protein MSKLYDVVVLGAGPAGLAAGLYAGRSRLSTVIVEKGKDGGQIAITDEIENYPGQTVEGESGPSLIARMTEQAAKFGCDRVAATVEKVVLEGDVKKVITSKGEEICGKTIILATGAHSRPIGCKNEKEFIGRGVSYCATCDANFFEDFEVFVVGGGDSAVEEAMYLTKFARKVTIIHRRDELRAAKSIQEKAFKMNDNGNGKLHFMWDSVVEEVGSADGEDGLLNRMIVKNVKTGETTTVEADEEDGLFGVFGFIGTIPNTDVFKDTALEMDERGYIITDENMKTNIPGVYSAGDVRVKSLRQVVTAAADGAIAATQCEKYLGELE from the coding sequence ATGAGCAAACTTTATGACGTTGTTGTCCTGGGTGCAGGTCCTGCTGGTTTAGCAGCAGGACTGTATGCAGGAAGATCACGCCTTTCTACAGTAATCGTAGAAAAAGGTAAAGACGGTGGACAGATCGCTATTACAGATGAGATCGAGAACTATCCTGGACAGACAGTAGAAGGTGAAAGCGGACCTTCACTCATCGCCAGAATGACAGAACAGGCTGCTAAATTCGGTTGTGACAGAGTTGCTGCTACAGTTGAAAAAGTTGTTCTTGAAGGCGATGTAAAAAAAGTTATCACAAGCAAAGGTGAAGAAATCTGCGGTAAGACAATTATTCTTGCTACAGGTGCTCACTCAAGACCGATTGGATGTAAAAACGAGAAAGAATTCATCGGTAGAGGTGTTTCTTACTGTGCTACATGCGATGCTAACTTCTTCGAAGACTTTGAAGTTTTCGTAGTAGGTGGTGGAGACTCAGCAGTAGAGGAAGCTATGTACCTTACAAAATTCGCTCGTAAAGTTACAATCATTCACAGACGTGACGAATTACGTGCTGCAAAATCCATTCAGGAGAAGGCATTCAAGATGAATGACAATGGCAATGGAAAACTTCACTTTATGTGGGATTCTGTTGTTGAAGAAGTTGGCAGTGCTGACGGAGAAGATGGTCTTCTTAACAGAATGATCGTTAAGAATGTTAAAACTGGTGAAACAACAACAGTTGAAGCTGATGAAGAAGATGGATTATTCGGAGTATTCGGATTCATCGGTACAATTCCTAACACAGACGTATTTAAAGATACTGCACTTGAGATGGATGAACGTGGATACATCATTACAGATGAAAACATGAAAACAAATATCCCAGGTGTATACTCAGCAGGTGACGTTCGCGTGAAATCACTTCGCCAGGTTGTTACAGCAGCAGCTGATGGTGCTATCGCAGCAACACAGTGCGAGAAATATCTTGGTGAGCTTGAGTAA
- the grdB gene encoding glycine reductase complex selenoprotein B: MLKAVHYINQFFANIGGEEKADYPVEVRVGEVVGPGLALKQGLEGEVEIVATIICGDSYFNENLEAAKAEILAAVKEQNPDVFIAGPAFNAGRYGVACGTICDAVQEELGIPAVTGMYVENPGADMFKQKVYTVPTKNSAAGMRDAMKKLVPLALKLAKKEPIGASCQDNYMPNGVRVNFFEKETGSKRAVDMLMKKLAGKPFETEYPMPSFDRVAPNPAIKDLSKATIALVTSGGIVPKGNPDHIEASNASHYGEYDITGVMDLTEAEYETAHGGYDPVYANEDADRVLPVDVLRQFEKEGKIGKLHNKFYTTVGNGTAVKSSLAFAEEFSQKLIADGVDAVILTSTUGTCTRCGATMVKGIEAAGIPVVHICTVTPISMTVGANRIVPAIAIPHPLGNPALDKDEEYKLREGIVEKALNALCTEVEDQTIFDK, encoded by the coding sequence ATGTTAAAAGCAGTACATTATATTAACCAGTTCTTCGCTAATATTGGTGGAGAAGAAAAAGCTGATTACCCGGTTGAAGTTCGCGTTGGCGAAGTAGTAGGACCTGGTTTAGCTTTAAAACAGGGTCTGGAAGGTGAAGTAGAAATCGTTGCTACTATCATCTGCGGTGACTCTTACTTCAATGAAAATCTTGAAGCAGCTAAAGCTGAAATCCTTGCAGCTGTAAAAGAACAGAATCCAGATGTATTCATCGCTGGACCGGCTTTCAACGCTGGACGTTACGGTGTAGCTTGTGGAACAATCTGTGACGCTGTTCAGGAAGAATTAGGAATTCCGGCAGTTACAGGTATGTACGTAGAGAACCCAGGTGCTGATATGTTCAAACAGAAAGTTTACACAGTACCTACAAAGAACAGTGCAGCTGGTATGAGAGATGCTATGAAGAAACTTGTTCCATTAGCATTAAAACTTGCTAAGAAAGAGCCAATCGGTGCTTCTTGCCAGGACAACTATATGCCAAACGGTGTTCGTGTGAACTTCTTTGAAAAAGAAACAGGTTCTAAACGTGCTGTTGATATGCTTATGAAGAAATTAGCTGGTAAACCATTCGAAACAGAGTATCCAATGCCAAGTTTCGACCGTGTTGCTCCAAACCCGGCTATTAAAGATCTTTCTAAAGCTACAATCGCTTTAGTTACATCTGGTGGTATCGTTCCGAAAGGAAATCCAGACCATATTGAAGCATCTAATGCATCTCACTACGGTGAATATGACATTACAGGTGTTATGGACTTAACAGAAGCTGAATACGAGACAGCTCATGGTGGATACGATCCAGTATACGCTAATGAAGATGCAGACCGCGTTCTTCCGGTTGACGTTCTTCGTCAGTTCGAGAAAGAAGGCAAAATCGGTAAGTTACATAACAAATTCTACACAACAGTTGGTAACGGTACAGCTGTAAAATCTTCTTTAGCATTTGCTGAAGAATTTTCACAGAAACTGATCGCTGACGGCGTAGATGCAGTTATCTTAACTTCTACTTGAGGTACTTGTACACGTTGCGGTGCAACGATGGTAAAAGGTATCGAAGCAGCTGGAATCCCGGTTGTTCATATTTGTACAGTAACACCTATTTCAATGACAGTTGGAGCTAACAGAATCGTTCCTGCTATTGCTATTCCTCATCCACTTGGAAATCCGGCTCTGGATAAAGATGAAGAATACAAACTGCGTGAAGGAATCGTAGAAAAAGCTCTTAACGCACTGTGCACAGAAGTTGAAGATCAGACGATCTTTGATAAATAA
- a CDS encoding glycine/sarcosine/betaine reductase component B subunit, whose protein sequence is MRRLEVGHIFIKDIQFGSESKIVDGVLYVDEEAVKAVVLEDEKIKSVKLDIARPGESVRITPVKDVIEPRVKVEGRGGIFPGVIAKVDTVGEGKTYALKGMAVVTAGKIVGFQEGIIDMTGPGAQYTPFSKLNNLVVVCEPVDDIKQHDYEAAVRFAGFRVACYLGELARELTPDETKVYESYGVMEGKEKFPNLPRVAYVQMLQSQGLLHDTYVYGVDAKKTLSTIMTTTESMDGAIVSGNCVSACDKNPTYVHENNQVVQELFEKHGKEINFVCHILTNENVYLADKQRSSDWTAKLCRFLDLDGVIVSQEGFGNPDTDLIMNTKKIEAEGVKTVIITDEYAGRDGKSQSLADADAAADAVVTGGNANQVIVLPKLDKVIGTLDYVNTIAGGNEHSLREDGSIEVEIQAITGATNETGFSYLTAR, encoded by the coding sequence GTGAGAAGACTAGAAGTAGGTCACATCTTCATTAAAGACATTCAGTTTGGATCAGAGTCCAAAATCGTTGATGGTGTTCTTTATGTTGACGAAGAAGCTGTAAAGGCAGTTGTCCTTGAGGACGAAAAAATCAAAAGCGTAAAACTTGATATTGCAAGACCAGGAGAGAGCGTACGTATCACTCCGGTTAAAGACGTAATCGAACCACGTGTTAAAGTGGAAGGCCGTGGAGGAATTTTCCCGGGAGTTATCGCTAAAGTTGACACAGTTGGAGAAGGAAAAACATATGCATTAAAAGGCATGGCAGTTGTTACAGCTGGTAAAATCGTTGGTTTCCAGGAAGGTATCATCGATATGACAGGCCCGGGTGCACAGTACACACCATTCTCTAAATTAAACAACTTAGTAGTTGTTTGTGAACCAGTTGATGATATCAAACAGCATGATTATGAAGCAGCTGTAAGATTTGCAGGATTCAGAGTAGCATGCTACTTAGGTGAATTAGCTCGTGAACTTACTCCAGACGAGACAAAAGTATATGAATCTTACGGAGTAATGGAAGGTAAAGAAAAATTCCCGAATCTTCCGAGAGTTGCTTATGTACAGATGTTACAGAGCCAGGGTCTTCTTCATGACACATATGTATACGGCGTTGACGCTAAGAAAACATTATCTACAATCATGACAACAACAGAAAGCATGGACGGTGCAATCGTTTCAGGTAACTGTGTATCTGCTTGTGATAAAAACCCTACATATGTACATGAAAACAACCAGGTTGTTCAGGAATTATTTGAAAAACATGGTAAAGAAATCAACTTTGTTTGCCATATCCTTACAAATGAGAACGTTTACCTTGCTGACAAACAGCGTTCATCTGACTGGACAGCAAAACTTTGCCGTTTCTTAGATTTAGACGGTGTAATCGTATCTCAGGAAGGTTTCGGTAACCCGGATACTGACCTTATCATGAATACAAAGAAGATCGAAGCTGAAGGTGTTAAGACAGTTATCATCACAGATGAGTATGCTGGACGTGACGGAAAATCTCAGTCACTTGCAGATGCTGATGCTGCTGCAGATGCTGTAGTAACAGGCGGAAATGCAAACCAGGTTATCGTTCTTCCTAAACTTGATAAAGTAATCGGAACATTAGATTACGTTAACACTATCGCTGGTGGTAATGAACACAGTTTACGCGAAGATGGAAGCATTGAAGTAGAGATTCAGGCAATCACAGGCGCTACAAACGAAACTGGATTTAGCTACTTAACAGCCAGATAG
- a CDS encoding GrdX family protein — MKNKFIIITNNPLVKEELGGLYNVEYFEISYEDILKTVRDRIYKGHELLTHPLSGSVKPNETPYKSIMISEDVRGLDVSQMRIIESAIQSCKKFQFKSDKYAPEVYEDFQVVDLTLISSALPSATAW, encoded by the coding sequence ATGAAAAACAAGTTTATTATCATTACAAATAATCCGCTTGTCAAAGAAGAATTAGGTGGATTATATAATGTTGAATATTTTGAAATCTCATATGAGGATATTCTCAAAACAGTGAGAGACAGAATCTATAAAGGACATGAGTTACTGACACATCCATTGTCGGGAAGCGTTAAGCCGAATGAGACTCCGTATAAATCAATCATGATTTCTGAGGATGTCAGAGGGCTTGATGTAAGCCAGATGAGAATTATCGAATCTGCAATTCAGTCCTGCAAGAAGTTTCAGTTCAAGTCTGACAAGTATGCTCCGGAAGTTTATGAAGATTTTCAGGTAGTGGATCTGACACTGATTTCCAGTGCGCTTCCGTCAGCGACTGCATGGTAA